From a single Oreochromis niloticus isolate F11D_XX linkage group LG3, O_niloticus_UMD_NMBU, whole genome shotgun sequence genomic region:
- the LOC102081243 gene encoding alpha-2-macroglobulin codes for MGCSRILTWTLCVLLSWICADQAVAEPQYLVAIPAVIEAGAETKFCASLLQPGETVVMTVTLMSREENTTLFTHTSNEEFHTCTQFKAPLVKGEKILNFEVEVRGDTFHSKEVRKVMIKAYKARTFIQTDKPLYLPGQTVHFRVVALDSKLRPVSQLCNMIELENPNRNRIGQWLNETSNNKILQLSYSLNSEAHEGTYKIIVSVGEDKFVHKFKVEKYVLPKFDITVNVSEEVSIGQEDVDIKLCAKYTFGEPVPGSITVTMCRLLERSIAKKHKIEAPCHTETKRADGTGCAAVTFKMSTFTKINKKFLKDVLNVSAKMEEEGTGISHKQEMKIRISFVLGKASFVDVPKIWEPGSNVEGKVKAVHYNDTPISKAPVYLFVGERWSGRLLKNLTTDSNGVAEFSFSTDNFHEDIKLHAALTPTLHFQRYRTPFYDLGFHTVYTSQPPSQDEKTFSSLKLKMKDKPLSCDAEEDISIQYTIVRGTAVYMDVVYLVLSRGAIVMQGFKQIKMKDQSVNEGDVSFKLRISTDMAPVVQIVAYAVLSSTNVIAHSADFSTEKCFSHKVSLEFTPSSTVPGEKTNMEVTALPHSLCGLSAIDKSVLIKEPENILDADKIFNLLPVMKGSYFPYRLREPRKCLKVRTRRYSSSYGDNEAYIAFQRVGLQVATNLLLEIPSCLSFMGREYEFMPLVGSSYSGGSLGPSEGPMKTVRAFFPETWIWDLVETGESGTKDVSLTVPDTITTWETEAFCLSSQGFGLAPRKEFRVFQPFFLELTMPYSIIRGEHFELKATVFSYLTSCIMVTVFSTPSSDYTLTPLSGEQYTSCLCAKERKTVSWTMIPTVLGAVNVTVSAEAVPSHVSCDNEVVRVPERGRIDVVTKSFIVKAEGTEIAKTSNWLLCPKGDTLTEETEIQLPENVVEGSARTFVSVLGDILGRALKNLDGLLRMPFGCGEQNMALLAPNIYILQYLKGTQQLTPAIMEKATNFLTSGYQRQLNYKSNEGAYTTFGRGPGNTWLTAFVMRSFAKAQSFVYIDPRIIEESKTWLGNKQQANGCFEKSGKLFNNRMKGGVSDEVTLSAYITAAFLEMNISQHDPVVNNSLACLRESINDLSNTYTTALLAYVFTLAGDTETRAHLLQHLDTVAVREGDFLYWSQTAAETSASLSVEISSYVLLAKLSASTAADDLGYASGIIRWLTGQQNYYGGFSSTQDTVVALQALALYSTLVFSPEGSSTVTVQSDSSQLTFDVNPGNKLLYQEETMEGVSGKYSLEVKGTACASVQISLHYNIPSPTDVTTLSVEVKSEVDATSKSRRKLALTIKSQYSGKENTTNMVILDIKMLSGFVPNEVSLKMLKVAPLVDRVEQTEDHVLVYLQELPKDMPKNYSLTIIEELRVENLKPAVIKIYDYYQPSDQAETEYIYPSAAV; via the exons ATGGGCTGTTCACGAATTCTGACATGGACACTGTGTGTCCTCCTGAGCTGGATCTGTGCGGATCAAGCGGTGGCTGAACC GCAGTACCTGGTGGCCATTCCTGCAGTTATAGAAGCTGGAGCTGAGACCAAATTCTGTGCAAGTCTTCTGCAGCCCGGTGAGACTGTGGTCATGACTGTCACTTTGATGTCCAGAGAGGAGAATACAACCCTGTTCACACATACATCCAATGAAGAGTTTCATACTTGTACTCAGTTTAAG GCTCCTTTAGTGAAAGGAGAAAAGATTCTGAATTTTGAGGTGGAGGTAAGAGGAGACACATTTCACTCAAAAGAAGTGAGAAAAGTCATGATCAAAGCCTACAAGGCCAGGACATTCATCCAGACGGATAAACCCCTCTACCTCCCTGGACAAACAG TGCATTTCAGAGTCGTTGCGCTGGACTCCAAGTTGAGACCTGTCAGTCAGCTG TGCAATATGATTGAACTCGAG AATCCCAATAGAAACAGGATTGGACAGTGGTTAAATGAAACATCCAATAATAAAATATTGCAGCTTTCATACTCCTTGAACTCTGAGGCCCATGAAGGAACGTACAAAATAATAGTGTCTGTGGGTGAAGATAAATTTGTTCACAAATTCAAGGTGGAAAAGTATG TTTTACCCAAATTTGACATAACAGTAAATGTATCTGAAGAAGTGAGTATTGGCCAGGAAGACGTTGATATTAAATTATGTGCAAA gtACACATTTGGAGAGCCTGTTCCAGGAAGTATTACAGTTACGATGTGCCGACTTCTTGAACGCTCTATtgccaagaaacacaagataGAGGCGCCCTGCCACACAGAGACCAAACGG GCTGATGGGACAGGTTGTGCAGCTGTTACGTTCAAGATGTCAACCTTCAccaaaattaacaaaaaattCCTTAAAGATGTGCTGAATGTCAGTGCCAAAATGGAAGAGGAGGGAACAG GCATTTCACACaaacaagaaatgaaaataagaatTTCTTTTGTCCTTGGAAAAGCGTCTTTTGTTGATGTTCCCAAGATTTGGGAACCAGGAtcaaatgtggagggaaaa GTTAAAGCAGTTCACTACAATGATACACCCATTTCCAAAGCACCTGTGTATCTGTTTGTGGGAGAACGTTGGTCGGGACGCTTGCTAAAAAATCTAACAACTGACAGCAACGGTGTCGCTGAGTTTTCATTCAGCACAGATAACTTTCATGAGGATATTAAACTCCAT GCAGCCCTGACACCAACCCTACACTTCCAGAGATATAGAACTCCTTTTTATGATTTAGGATTTCACACTGTGTATACATCCCAACCTCCTTCTCAAGATGAAAAAACATTCAGCTCGCTGAAGCTGAAGATGAAGGATAAACCCCTTTCCTGCGATGCAGAAGAGGATATATCTATTCAGTACACTATAGTGAGGGGAACCGCAGTTTACATGGATGTGGTATATCTG GTGTTGTCCAGAGGAGCCATTGTCATGCAAGGATTTAAACAGATTAAAATGAAAGATCAGTCAG TGAATGAAGGTGATGTGTCCTTTAAATTGAGAATTTCTACTGACATGGCACCAGTCGTCCAGATTGTAGCATATGCTGTACTTTCCAGTACGAATGTGATTGCCCACAGCGCTGACTTCTCTACTGAGAAATGCTTCAGTCACAAG GTGTCATTGGAGTTCACACCTTCTTCAACTGTCCCAGGAGAAAAAACCAACATGGAGGTGACGGCGCTTCCACACTCTTTGTGTGGTTTAAGTGCCATTGATAAGAGTGTCCTCATCAAAGAGCCTGAGAATATTCTGGATGCAGATAAG atATTTAACTTGCTCCCTGTCATGAAAGGATCTTATTTCCCATATCGGCTACGAGAACCAAGAAAATGCTTAAAAGTGAGAACAAGAAGATATAGTTCATCTTATGGAGATAATGAAGCCTACATTGCTTTTCAg AGAGTAGGATTACAGGTGGCAACAAACCTGCTGCTCGAAATTCCTTCATGTCTGAGTTTCATGGGAAGAGAATACGAGTTCATGCCCTTAg TGGGTTCAAGTTACTCTGGAGGATCTTTAGGCCCATCAGAAGGACCGATGAAAACTGTCCGTGCTTTCTTTCCTGAGACTTGGATTTGGGACCTGGTGGAAACTGG AGAGTCTGGAACAAAGGATGTGTCCCTCACTGTCCCTGACACCATCACCACCTGGGAGACGGAGGCTTTCTGTTTGTCCTCTCAGGGTTTTGGTTTGGCTCCTCGAAAAGAATTTAGGGTCTTCCAGCCCTTTTTCCTCGAGCTCACCATGCCCTACTCCATCATCCGGGGGGAGCACTTTGAACTGAAGGCAACCGTCTTCAGCTACCTGACCAGCTGCATCATG GTCACAGTCTTTTCTACGCCTTCCTCAGATTATACCCTCACCCCTCTTTCCGGTGAGCAGTACACATCCTGTTTGTGTGCTAAGGAGCGCAAGACTGTGAGCTGGACCATGATTCCAACAGTTTTAG GGGCTGTGAATGTGACTGTGTCTGCTGAGGCAGTGCCATCCCATGTTTCATGTGATAATGAGGTTGTGAGAGTACCAGAGAGAGGCCGCATTGATGTGGTCACAAAATCCTTCATAGTAAAG GCTGAGGGGACTGAGATAGCAAAGACATCCAACTGGCTGCTTTGTCCAAAAG GAGACACACTGACAGAGGAAACCGAGATACAGCTGCCTGAGAATGTGGTTGAAGGATCTGCCCGCACTTTTGTATCAGTCCTGG GTGACATTCTCGGCCGGGCTCTGAAGAACTTGGATGGACTGCTCCGGATGCCGTTTGGTTGTGGAGAGCAGAACATGGCTCTTCTAGCCCCCAACATCTACATCCTCCAGTACCTGAAAGGCACACAGCAGCTCACCCCAGCCATCATGGAAAAAGCCACCAACTTCCTGACCAGTg GTTACCAAAGACAGCTGAACTACAAAAGTAATGAAGGCGCATACACCACATTTGGAAGaggaccaggaaacacttg GCTGACTGCTTTTGTGATGAGAAGTTTTGCCAAAGCTCAGTCTTTTGTCTACATTGATCCAAGAATTATTGAAGAGTCTAAGACATGGCTGGGAAATAAACAACAAGCAAATGGCTGTTTTGAAAAGTCAGGCAAACTCTTCAACAACAGAATGAAG GGAGGTGTGTCTGATGAAGTGACTCTCAGTGCATACATCACTGCTGCTTTCTTGGAAATGAATATATCCCAACAT GATCCTGTGGTGAATAATAGCTTGGCTTGTCTCAGGGAGTCCATCAATGACCTCAGCAACACCTACACTACAGCTCTGCTAGCCTATGTCTTCACCCTGGCAGGAGACACGGAGACCCGCGCTCACCTTCTGCAGCACTTAGACACAGTTGCAGTGAGGGAAG GAGATTTCCTGTACTGGTctcagacagcagcagagacATCAGCCTCCCTGTCAGTGGAAATCAGTTCTTATGTGCTGTTGGCCAAACTCAGTGCCTCCACAGCTGCTGACGACCTGGGTTATGCCTCTGGCATTATTAGGTGGCTGACTGGCCAGCAGAACTACTACGGAGGCTTCTCCTCCACTCAG GACACAGTGGTGGCTCTTCAGGCTCTGGCTCTCTACTCCACTCTGGTGTTCAGTCCTGAGGGTTCAAGCACAGTGACAGTTCAGTCTGACAGCAGTCAGCTGACATTCGATGTAAATCCGGGCAACAAACTGCTCTACCAGGAGGAGACGATGGAGGGCGTGTCAGGAAAGTACAGCCTGGAGGTGAAGGGCACTGCATGCGCGTCAGTGCAG ATTTCTCTTCACTACAATATCCCGAGTCCCACTGATGTCACTACTCTCAGTGTGGAGGTCAAATCAGAGGTTGATGCAACAAGTAAATCCAGACGCAAGCTCGCCCTGACAATAAAATCCCA GTACAGTGGAAAGGAGAATACTACAAACATGGTGATCCTGGATATCAAAATGCTCTCTGGATTTGTCCCAAATGAAGTGTCTTTAAAGATG